The Kribbella sp. NBC_00662 nucleotide sequence ACGTGAACGCGGCCAGCATCACCGCCGCGGTCGCATTCGTCGGCAGACCGAGGGCCAGCATCGGCACCAGCGTCCCGGCCGCGGACGCGTTGTTCGCGGCCTCCGGCCCGGCCACACCCTCGATCGCGCCGTGTCCGAACTCCTCCGGATGCTTCGACAGCTTCTTCTCGGTCGCATAGGACAGGAACGTCGGGATCTCGGCCCCGCCCGCGGGCAGCGCGCCGATCGGGAACCCGTACGCCGTGCCGCGGAGCCACGGCTTCCACGAACGCCGCCAGTCCGACTTGCCGATCCACGGCCGGCCGACCGGAATCACCGTGCCCGGGTTCCGCCGCAGATGGGCCGCGACCCAGAGCGCCTCGCCGACCGCGAAGATGCCAACGGCAACCACAACGACATCGATGCCATCGGCAAGCTGCGGTACGCCGAACGTGAGCCGCTGCTGGCCGGTAACCTTGTCGATCCCGACCAGCCCGATCACCAGTCCGAGCAGCAAGGCCGCGAACCCGCGGATCCGGGACGATCCGAGCACCGAGGTCGCACCGGCGAACGCGAGCAGCATGATCGCCAGGTAGTCCGGCGCGCCCAGGCTGATCGCGAACTTCACCACTTGCGGCGCGACCAGCACCAGCAGCAACGTCCCGATCGTCCCGGCCACGAACGACCCGATCGCCGCCGTCGCCAACGCCTGCGCGGCCCGTCCGGCGCGCGCCATCTTGTTGCCTTCGATCGCGGTCACCACCGATGACGACTCGCCGGGCGTGTTCAACAGGATCGACGTGGTCGAGCCGCCGTACATGCCGCCGTAGAAGATGCCGGCGAACATGATGAACGCCTGCACCGGTTCGAGTCCGTACGTGATCGGCAGCAGCAGCGCGACCGTCATCGCCGGCCCGATGCCGGGCAGTACGCCGACCGCCGTACCGACGGTGACGCCGAGCAGTGCGAGCAGCAGATTGATCGGGGTCAGGACATCTGCGAATCCTTGCAGGAGTTCCATCACAAGATCCCTTGCAGTACGCCGGCCGGCAGGTTGACGCCGAGCCCGATCGCGAACGCGTAGAACGTGATCAGCGCCAGGGCGGTAGCGATGAACAGGTTCCGGATGTGGTGCCGGCTGCCGAGCGCGAACGCTGATCCCCAGAACAGCAGGGTCCCGCTGATCACCCAACCCAGCGGCTCGATCAGCGCCAGGTTGACCACGAACGCCGCGATCAGTGTGAGCACGGTGCGCCAGTCGACGGGGGATGTCACGTCGACGTCCTCGCCTTCCTCGGCCTCGCCGGTCCCGCCCCGCGCGACGTCCACGGCGTACAGGACGGCGACGACGAGCAGCAGTACGCCGAGGACGATCGGTACCGGCTTCGGGCCGATCGGATCGTTGCTGTTGGCAATGTGCTGGAGCCGGGCGGCGTCGACGATCACCAGGACGCCGACCACCGCCAGGAACCCGCACACGCCGTACTGCGCTCGATCCGGCCGCTTGGTCGCGGCCTCGCTCATGCTGCCAGGCCCAGCTTCGTCAGGATGTCGGCGACCGCCTTGTCCTGGTCGGTGAGGAACTTGCCGAACTCGTCACCGGTCACGAACGCGTCGGTCCAGCCGTGCTTGTCCAGTTCGGACTTCCACTGCGCCGACTCGTGCATCTTGGTCAGGGCGTCGATCCAGACCTTCTTGTCCGCGTCGCTGATACCGGGCGGCGCGACGATCCCGCGCCAGTTGGTGAAGACCAGGTCGATCCCGGAGCCCTTCAGCGTCGGCACGTCCTTCAACGCCTCGATCGGCTGCTCGCTCGTCACCGCGAGCACCCGCACCTGACCGCTCTGGACCTGGTCGAGGAACTCACCGAATCCGCTGGCGCCGAAGGCGATCTTGCTCCCCAGCAGCGCGGGCAGCAGTTCGCCGCCGCCGTCGTACGAGACGAAGTTGACGTCCTTCGGGTTGATGCCGACGGCCTGCGCGAGCTGCATCGGCAGCAGATGGTCCGGGCCGCCCGGCGACGAGCCGCCGCCGACCGCCATCCCCTTCGGATTCGCCTTCCAGGCCGTGACCAGGTCGCCGATCGTCTTGTACGGCGAGTTCTTCGGTACGACGATCGCGCCGGCCTCCTCGATCAGCTTGGCCAGCGGAGTGGTCTGGGTCAGCGTCGCCTTCGACTTCGAGGTGTACGTCGCGCCCACCACGCCGAGCCCCATCTGCATGGCGAGCTTGCCGTTGCCCTTCTCGTTCACGGTCCGCTGCAGGCCGACCGTGCCGCCGGCTCCGGGCAGGTTGAACACCTGGACGCCGGTCGCGATCTTCGCGTCGTCCATCACCTTGGCCGCGACCCGGGCGGTGGTGTCGTACCCGCCGCCGGCCGCGTTCGGCACCATCAGCCGCAGCCCGGTGGCGGGCTTGCCGCTGTCGGCGTTCGTGTCGGATTTGTCCGCGGTCGCGCCGCAGGCGGTCGCGCTGACCAGCGCGAGCACTGCTGTGGTGACCCAGAGCATCGGCCTCATGGCGGTGTCCTTTTCGATGGGGATCAGGTGGCGACGATCGTGGACCTCCAGCGGGTACGGCGTCTGCGTTGTGGCCGCAGCGGTAGTTGAGTTCATTGTGGTCACGGGCGGAACCTGGGTGAAGTGTGGCACTCGAGCGCCGCAGCGGTGATCATGCGGCAGGACCTTATGGGAGGTGAATATGGCCGTCAGGCGTCCGACCTTGGCCGGGCAGCTGCTCGTGCTGCAGTTGGCGATCGTCGTGATTGTGCTCGTCGCCGTCGCCGCGGTCTCGCTGGCCCAGTCCGCCGCCACGTTCAACCGGGTCGAGGGCCGCCGGGTGACCGCGCTGGCCGAGCAGCTCTCCGGGAACCAGACGCTGCGGTTCGGCATCCGGCACCCCGCGCCCGCCGAGGTGCTCGCACCGTTGCTGCAGACAACATTGACGCAGTCCGGCGTCACCTCGATCACCGTCGCCGACGCGCACGGCCGGATCATCGCGGCCACCAACCCGACCACGATCGGCAGCTCGCTGACGCTCGGTGATCCGTGGGTGGCCTCGGGACGCGGATGGTCAGGCGAGCTGCGGCTAGGGGATGGGAAGGAGTTGGTCTCGCAGGTCCCGGTGCTCAGTCAGGGCACGGATTCGAACGGCCGCCCGGACGGGACGCTCGGCGATCACATCGGCACCGTCATGGTCGGCGAGCAGGCGCCGTCGATCTGGCAACGGTTGCGCGGCGCATCGTCGTACCTGGCGATCTATCTCGGCATCGCCTGCCTTCTCGGGCTGCTCGGGTCGTGGTTGCTGGCGCGCCGGATCAAGCGGCAGACGCTCGGTCTCGAACCGCGCGAGATCGCGGGTCTGGCCGAGCACCGGGAGGCGATGCTGTACGGGCTCGCCGAGGGAGTCGTTGCCTTGGACCCCCATTTGCGGGTCACGCTGGTGAACGACGTCGGCCGGCGGTTGCTCGACCTCCCTTCGAGCGCGGTCGGGCTCAGCCTTGGCGATCTGGGGATCGAGGGCCGGTTGCGGGAAGTGCTCGCCGGCGAGGACGAGGCGCGCGACGCGGTCGTCGTACGGCGTGGGCGCGTGCTGGTGATGAACCGGATGGAGGTGCTGAAGGACGGACGGTCGCTCGGCTCGGTGACCACGCTGCGCGACCGGACCGAGCTGGCGCAGCTGGAGCGGGAGCTGGGCTCGTTCCGTTCGTCCGCGGAGCTGCTCCGGGCTCAGACGCACGAGTTCGCGAACCAGCTGCACACCATCTCCGGCCTGATCCAGATCGGGGAGTACGACGAGGTCGTCACGTACGTCGGCGCGCTCAACCGGTACCGTGAGTCGCTCGACCTGACCGTGACCCGGCGGGTCCACGACACCGCGGTCGCCGCCCTGCTGATGGCGAAGTCCTCGCTCGCGGCCGAACGCCGCGTCGAGCTCCGGGTGTCCGAACGGACGACGCTGCTCCGGCTCGACCCCGCACTGTCCGCCGACGTGGCAACCGTGGTCGGCAACCTCGTCGACAACGCGATCGACGCGGCGGCCCAGTCCGGTACGCCGCTGTCGCCCGCGTGGGTCGAGGTCGAACTGCGACAGGACGCGACCAGTGTGGAGATCGTGGTCCGCGACTCCGGTCCTGGCGTGGCGCCGGAGTTGGCGCAGGAGGTGTTCGCGCACGGCTTCACCACCAAGGCCGCGGCCGAGGGTGAGCGCGGGATCGGTCTCGCGATGACCCGGCTGATCTGCCGCCGGCGCGGCGGCGAGGTTGCTGTCACGAACAATTCCGACGGCGGCGCGGCGTTCGTCGCCCGCATGTCCGCCCAGCGCACACCGGAGGGAGCCCGATGATCACGGTCCTCGTCGTCGACGACGACTTCATGGTCGCCCGCATCCACCGCGGCTTCGTGGACCGCGTGGACGGCTTCGAAGTCGTCGGTACGGCGAACTCCGGCGATCAGGCCGTCTCGGCGCTGTCCTCGCTGCGTCCCGATCTGGTGCTGCTCGATCTCTATCTGCCCGACGTGTTCGGCATCGACCTGATTGCGCGGCTGCGCGCCGTACAACCCGACGTCGACATCCTCGTGATCACCGCGGCCCGCGAGGCCGAGGCGGTGCGTGGCGCTGTACGCCAAGGGGTCGTCAACTACCTACTGAAACCCTTCGGTTTCGAGGACCTGCGGGCCCGGCTGCAGGAGTACGCCCGCCGCCGCGCCAGCGTCCCCGACCAGGTCACCTCCCAAGCCGACGTCGACCGGGTCCTCGCCCCCGCCCGCCCAACCGTCAACCGCCTCCCCAAAGGCCTCAGCCAAGAAACCACCACCCTGGTCACCGCCGCCCTCCGTGCCACCCCCGACAACCTCTCCGCCGCCGAATGCGCCGAAAAAGTCGGCATCTCCCGCGTCAGCGCCCGCCGCTACCTCGAATTCCTCTGCACCCAAGGCCAAGCCCAAGTAACCCTCCGCTACGGCACCACCGGCCGCCCCGAACGCCGCTACCACTGGAGAAGCTGAGATCTGCCCCGCGTGCTACGCGGGTGCTACTCCTCGACCAGTTCGACGGTGGTGGCGTGGCGTTCGGCTAGGGCGTGGTAGACGGTGGCGTTGTGGTCTACGAAGAGTTTGGCGGTGCCGTCCAGCGGGATGATCTTCTTTGCGGGGCTGCCCATCGCTACTGATTCGGGTGGGATGACGGCGCCGGGGGTGACGGTGGAGCCGGCGGCGATCAGGGAGCGTTTGCCGACGACGGCGCCGTCGAGGACGATTGCGCCGTTGCCGACGAGGGCCTGTTCGCCGATCGTGCAGTCGTGGACGAGACACTGGTGGCCGACGGTTGCGTTCGGGCCGATCTCGCAGCCGTTGTGACCGACGTGGATGACCGTGTTGTCCTGGATGTTCGCCCCGGCGCGGATCGTGATCGTGCCCAGGTCGGCGCGGATCACCGCGCCGTACCAGATCGAGACCCCGGCCTCGACGACCACATCTCCGACGAGCGTGGCGGTCGGCGCGATCCACGCATCGGGGTGAACGGTCGGGCGCTTACCTTCGAACGAGTACAGCGGCATAGATCGCACCCTATGCCGTACTGGTGCCTCGTCAAGAAAGGTTGTGGTCGTAACGATCGCTCGCCGGTCGTGACAGGATGGGTTATCCGCGCGTGTTGTGCCTTCTCTGCTGGTGTACGAGGTGAGAAGGCACAACAGCAGGGGAGAACCCTCAGGTCGGGAATACAACCGGAACGTTGCTTGACGAGGCACTAGCGTGGACCGGGTGCTCAAACCAGTTGCCGGGTTCGCCGCGTTCGGGTTGTTCTGGGGAGCGTGGGGCGCGATTCTGCCTGCGGTTCGGACCGGCGCCGGGGTCAACGACGGTGAGCTTGGCGTCGCGCTGCTGATGATCGGGCTCGGTGCGCTGGTGTCGATGCGGTTCACCGGCTACCTGATCGATCGGTACGGCGGTGTCGTGCTGCCGGTCGTCACCGGGCTGTTCGCGATCTGCGGCGTACTGCCCGCGCTGGCCGGATCGGTCCTCACGCTGAGCGCGGCGCTGTTGTTGCTCGGAGCAACATCCGGCGCGATGGACGTGGCCGTCAACGCGACCGGATCCCACGCGGAGGCGGCGACCGAGCGACCGGTGATGAACCTCGCGCACGGCATGTTCTCGGTCGCGGTGGTGGTCGCAAGCCTAGGTACGGCGGGACTCCGTGCCGCCGGCGTCGGTGCGCTGCCGGTGCTCGGCGGAGCCGGCGCCCTGATCGTCATCACAGCCCTCGTCCTCCTGGCACAGCGGGACACCACCAATTCGAACAACACCCACCACGCCCCGACCACCCCCGCGGGTGGTGGTCGGGATGCGCAGGCTTCCGCCTCAGGCGGTGGTCGGGATGCGCAGCCTGCCGCCGCGGGCGGTGTGCGGGATCTGCCTGGTGATGGTGGGGGATCGGGGGCGGGGAGGGGGCGGTTGGAGCCGGCGTTGCTGATGTTCGGGGTGCTGTGTGCGATTGCTTATCTGGTTGAGAATGCGTGGCAGAGCTGGAGTGCCGTGCACCTGGATACCTCGCTGCACGCACCGGCCGGGCTCGCGTCCATCGCACCCGCCGTCTTCGCCGCCGCGGCTGCCACCGGTCGGTTTGCCGGGAATGCGCTTCTGAAGCGGGTCCGGCAAGTGCAGCTGTTGGTCATGGGCGGCATCATCGCGGCGGTTGGCTCGCTTGTTGCGGCAACCGCCAACCACACGTGGATAGCACTGGTCGGCATCGGCGTCGCAGGACTAGGTACGTCGGTCTGCGCGCCCACCATCATCGGGATGGCCGGCGCCTGGGCCGGGCCCCAGCGGCGCGCGGGCGCGATCTCCGTGGTGACCACGATCGCCTACCTCGGATTCCTGATCGGCCCCGCAGCAGTGGGCGCGGTCTCCTCGCAGTGGTCGCTACCGGTCGCACTGGGCAGCGTCGCCGTACTCGCAGTCCTCGTCGCCGGCCT carries:
- a CDS encoding tripartite tricarboxylate transporter permease codes for the protein MELLQGFADVLTPINLLLALLGVTVGTAVGVLPGIGPAMTVALLLPITYGLEPVQAFIMFAGIFYGGMYGGSTTSILLNTPGESSSVVTAIEGNKMARAGRAAQALATAAIGSFVAGTIGTLLLVLVAPQVVKFAISLGAPDYLAIMLLAFAGATSVLGSSRIRGFAALLLGLVIGLVGIDKVTGQQRLTFGVPQLADGIDVVVVAVGIFAVGEALWVAAHLRRNPGTVIPVGRPWIGKSDWRRSWKPWLRGTAYGFPIGALPAGGAEIPTFLSYATEKKLSKHPEEFGHGAIEGVAGPEAANNASAAGTLVPMLALGLPTNATAAVMLAAFTSYGIQPGPLLFQREPRLVWALIASLFIGNLMLLLLNLPLAPAWAKLLQIPRPYLYAGIIFFASMGAYAVNAQPLDLLLLLLLGLLGFGMRRFGLPVLPLIIGVILGPIAERQARMALQLSNGDVSGLIGGPVAYVIYAVILLMIAWPLIAKLRRKIMTKDVVYSGGQ
- a CDS encoding tripartite tricarboxylate transporter TctB family protein, with amino-acid sequence MSEAATKRPDRAQYGVCGFLAVVGVLVIVDAARLQHIANSNDPIGPKPVPIVLGVLLLVVAVLYAVDVARGGTGEAEEGEDVDVTSPVDWRTVLTLIAAFVVNLALIEPLGWVISGTLLFWGSAFALGSRHHIRNLFIATALALITFYAFAIGLGVNLPAGVLQGIL
- a CDS encoding Bug family tripartite tricarboxylate transporter substrate binding protein — translated: MRPMLWVTTAVLALVSATACGATADKSDTNADSGKPATGLRLMVPNAAGGGYDTTARVAAKVMDDAKIATGVQVFNLPGAGGTVGLQRTVNEKGNGKLAMQMGLGVVGATYTSKSKATLTQTTPLAKLIEEAGAIVVPKNSPYKTIGDLVTAWKANPKGMAVGGGSSPGGPDHLLPMQLAQAVGINPKDVNFVSYDGGGELLPALLGSKIAFGASGFGEFLDQVQSGQVRVLAVTSEQPIEALKDVPTLKGSGIDLVFTNWRGIVAPPGISDADKKVWIDALTKMHESAQWKSELDKHGWTDAFVTGDEFGKFLTDQDKAVADILTKLGLAA
- a CDS encoding ATP-binding protein, which encodes MAVRRPTLAGQLLVLQLAIVVIVLVAVAAVSLAQSAATFNRVEGRRVTALAEQLSGNQTLRFGIRHPAPAEVLAPLLQTTLTQSGVTSITVADAHGRIIAATNPTTIGSSLTLGDPWVASGRGWSGELRLGDGKELVSQVPVLSQGTDSNGRPDGTLGDHIGTVMVGEQAPSIWQRLRGASSYLAIYLGIACLLGLLGSWLLARRIKRQTLGLEPREIAGLAEHREAMLYGLAEGVVALDPHLRVTLVNDVGRRLLDLPSSAVGLSLGDLGIEGRLREVLAGEDEARDAVVVRRGRVLVMNRMEVLKDGRSLGSVTTLRDRTELAQLERELGSFRSSAELLRAQTHEFANQLHTISGLIQIGEYDEVVTYVGALNRYRESLDLTVTRRVHDTAVAALLMAKSSLAAERRVELRVSERTTLLRLDPALSADVATVVGNLVDNAIDAAAQSGTPLSPAWVEVELRQDATSVEIVVRDSGPGVAPELAQEVFAHGFTTKAAAEGERGIGLAMTRLICRRRGGEVAVTNNSDGGAAFVARMSAQRTPEGAR
- a CDS encoding response regulator; the encoded protein is MITVLVVDDDFMVARIHRGFVDRVDGFEVVGTANSGDQAVSALSSLRPDLVLLDLYLPDVFGIDLIARLRAVQPDVDILVITAAREAEAVRGAVRQGVVNYLLKPFGFEDLRARLQEYARRRASVPDQVTSQADVDRVLAPARPTVNRLPKGLSQETTTLVTAALRATPDNLSAAECAEKVGISRVSARRYLEFLCTQGQAQVTLRYGTTGRPERRYHWRS
- a CDS encoding gamma carbonic anhydrase family protein, with protein sequence MPLYSFEGKRPTVHPDAWIAPTATLVGDVVVEAGVSIWYGAVIRADLGTITIRAGANIQDNTVIHVGHNGCEIGPNATVGHQCLVHDCTIGEQALVGNGAIVLDGAVVGKRSLIAAGSTVTPGAVIPPESVAMGSPAKKIIPLDGTAKLFVDHNATVYHALAERHATTVELVEE
- a CDS encoding MFS transporter, whose amino-acid sequence is MLKPVAGFAAFGLFWGAWGAILPAVRTGAGVNDGELGVALLMIGLGALVSMRFTGYLIDRYGGVVLPVVTGLFAICGVLPALAGSVLTLSAALLLLGATSGAMDVAVNATGSHAEAATERPVMNLAHGMFSVAVVVASLGTAGLRAAGVGALPVLGGAGALIVITALVLLAQRDTTNSNNTHHAPTTPAGGGRDAQASASGGGRDAQPAAAGGVRDLPGDGGGSGAGRGRLEPALLMFGVLCAIAYLVENAWQSWSAVHLDTSLHAPAGLASIAPAVFAAAAATGRFAGNALLKRVRQVQLLVMGGIIAAVGSLVAATANHTWIALVGIGVAGLGTSVCAPTIIGMAGAWAGPQRRAGAISVVTTIAYLGFLIGPAAVGAVSSQWSLPVALGSVAVLAVLVAGLAPVAGRIAGAGLRRTETGLRRTEKGI